TTGCCCACCATGTTCAGCATCTGCCCGTTCTGTTCCTCCACCGTGCGCTCGGCCTCGGCCAGTCGGCGCTGCAAGGCCGCGTTTTCCGTATAGAAGCCCCACAACCACACGTTGGCACCGGCCAGCGCCAGCACAAGGCAGACCACGGCGAAACCGAACCACCCGCGCATGCGCAGGTTGCGGTGGGCGCCGTCGCGTTCCTTGAGGATGACGATGTGGTATTTGCCGAGCAGCATGTGTCGGGCGTGGTCCTTGGTTGTGTGGGGCCTGAATGACGGGGCCGGGGGTAGGCAGCGCCGGGCAGCAGAGGGGGCCGGATCGCACGGAAGCCGGTAGTGCAGGCGTGGCTGGCCGCGTTGCGGCTGGCGTCAGAGCGTAGCCATTGGTCTAGCGTTATTGGTCCGAGGGTGTCAACCCAAGCTGCCAGCGAATCAACCCGTTGAAAATGTTGGCTTTGGCGAATTTGCTGCCCTTGCACAGTTCCTTCACCTCGTCGGTCATCTCGCTGCGGCGCGAATCGAAGGCCGACGGGCAGGGGTTGGTCCACACGGGCAGGTTCCACTGCTTCACGGCGCGGGCAATGACCGGCTTTTCCACCAGCATCATGGGGCGGATTACCGTCAACCTGCCGCCGAAGAAGGCTTCCTTCATGGACATGCCGTCCACCCGGCCTGTCTGCACCAGGTTCATGAAGAAGGTGGTCACCAGGTCGTCGGCGTTGTGGCCGAAGGCCAGGTGGGTCAGCCCGTACTGCTTGCACAGTTCGAACAGTCGGGTGCGGCGCAGCTTGGCGCAGTAGAAGCAGGGCGAATTGCGCAGGTTGGCGGGCGAATGGGCCACGGGGCCGTGGTCGGTGACCTCTATGTGCGAGGCCACGCCGTTGGCGCGCAGCCATGGCAGCAGCGGGGCGTGGTTGTGCGGGTCGAAGCCGGGGTTCACGTGCAGGGCCATGATCTCGAACCTGAAGGGCACGATGCGCTGGCGCAGTTTCAGCACCTGCAACAGCACCCAGCTGTCCATGCCGCCGGAAACGGCCACGCCGATGCGCGCGCCGGGGTGGATCATGGCGGTCTGCTGCATCAGCTTGCCTGCGGCGGTGACGCACTGCTTCTGGGCGTAGGACAGTTTTTCGCGGGGCATGGAGGTCTCCGTATGTCGGGATGGCGGGCCGGGCGGGGGCTTGCGGCAGGGACGGCGCGTGACGGTATGGCCGGGTGCCGACCGGTGCGGAGGCGAAGCGCGGACCGCCGGGCCGCCCCCCGATACCCCGGCGCGAAGGCGGAAGCAACCGCTGACACCGCTGACACCGCAGGCGCCGCCGTGTCTGCCGGTTCGTCGCGTCCGGCTGGCCCGCCGCGCCCACCTGGCCCACTTGGCCCGGCTGGTCCGTGCGCCTCATCTGGCCGCCCGCCCTGCCTGCTCCGCCTGTTCCGCCTAGTCCGCCCGGTCCGCCCGGTCCGCCTGTTCCGCCAGACGCCCGGCCCTTCCGGGTCTCGGGTGGTCACGGGCTTCGCTGCCGCCAGGGTTTCGCCATCCCGGCGCGCCGTGCATCAATAAGAAGAACGGTGGACGTTCGCACGTTGTCTCCGCGCCCGGCACCAGGACGTGCTTGACGTGTCTTGACAGGACGGGTATGTTGCGCAGCTTGGCGTAATGCGTCCGCATGTCGCCGGTGTGCCGACTCCGATGTCATCCCTGATGTCGCCCCAGTGTGCACAAGTGTGCCCCAGTGCCGGAAGTTCACCGCCGCCCGCAGGAAATCGCGCGGGGGGCTGGACAACCGGCCTTGCCGCATTACCTGAAAGAGGCGTTGCGCGCCCGTGCCGCACGCCCAATCCTTTCCGCAAGGAGCTCCCATGGCCCGCATTACCGTTGAAGACTGCCAGGAACGCGTCGATAACCGCTTCCTTCTCGTGCAGATGGCCATCAAGCGCGTGCATCAGTACCGTGAAGGGTACGAGGCGCTGGTGGATTCGCGCAACAAGGAAGTGGTAACCGCCCTGCGCGAAATCGCCGCAGGCAAGGTGCTGCCCGATGAAGAGGCGCGCTACGTGGAGACCGAGGAAGACTTCCGGGCCGAATAGCCAGCCATGAGCCAGCGTGACTATTACGAGGTGCTCGGCGTAGCCCGGGACGCGTCGGAGGACGAGATCAAGCGGCAGTATCGCAAGCTTGCGCTCCAGTACCATCCCGACCGCAACCCGGACAATCCCGAGGCCGAACAGATGTTCAAGGAGGCCGCCGAGGCCTATGACGTGCTGCGCGACGCCGACAAGCGGGCGCGGTACGACCGCTTCGGACACGCGGGCCTCAACGGCAACGGCGGCGGCCATGGTTTTGCCAACGCCGACGACGTGTTCGCGCATTTCAGCGACATCTTTGGCGATCTCTTCGGCTTCGCCACCGGCTCGTCGCGCATGCGCGGTCCGCGTCCCCAGGCCGGGGCCGACCTGCGCTACAACCTGTCCATTTCCTTCCGTCAGGCCGCCAAGGGCGACGAAGTCACCCTGCGCCTGCCCAAGAAGGTGACCTGCGACGAGTGCAACGGGTCCGGCGCGGCAGCGGGCACCAAGCCCGAAACCTGCCGCCACTGCGGCGGCAACGGGCAGATCCGCCAGAGCCAGGGCTTTTTCCAGATCGCCGTGCCCTGTCCCGTGTGCCGGGGCGAGGGCCAGGTCATCCCCACGCCCTGCCCCAAGTGCAAGGGTTCGGGCATCCTCCAGCAGGTGCGCGAACTGGCCGTGCGCATTCCCGCCGGGGTGGACACCGGCAACCGCCTGCGCCTGCGCGGCGAGGGCGAGCCGGGCCTGCACGGCGGCCCCCCCGGCGACCTGTACGTGGTCGTCAGCGTGGAGCAGGACAAGACCTTCCGCCGCCAGGGCCAGGATCTGGTGATCACCCACGAGGTCAGCTTCGTGCAGGCCGCTCTGGGCGACCGCATCGAGGTGCCCACCCTGGACGACCCGGTGACACTGGATATCCCCAAGGGCACCCAGAGCGGCGAGGTGTTCCGCCTGACCGATCAGGGCCTGCCCTACCTTGGGCACCACCAGAAGGGCGACCTGCTGGTGGAGGTGCGCGTGCTGACGCCCGTAAGCCTGACCAAGAAGCAGGAAGAGCTGCTGCGCGAATTCGCCAAGCTGGAAGAAGGCAAGCCCTTCGAAAAGGTCAAGAAGGTGGCGCGCAAGATTGGCAAGGCCATGGGCATGGAATAACCGTCGTTTTTACGCGTGCAGATGTTCCGTCCGCCCCCGGTGTTCCGCCGGGGGCGGACGCCGTTTTTCGGGGGTTGCGCCCGGCGGCAGGTTTTGTGCGCTGCGTCAGGTTTCGCGTCCGGCGCGGCGGATTGGCCTTTGCGGTGGCGGTGTGCTAGGCTGAATCCGAGTACCGGTTTTCCCATGCAGGGGTGTCCCCGGCGCGCCGTGCCAGCGGCGCGCCGGGGCTTTGTTTCCGTCCGGCAGGAGGTGTTTCATGATTGCCGATGTCCGTTCCGGCGCGCTGTTCCGCGCGGAAAGCCTGTTCGCCGAGCACGTCTGCGATGCCGCCGTGCTGGCCGGTTTCGACGTGTCCACCGACGCGGTGCGCCGCATTCTGGCCGGAGACCCTGAGGCCCCGGCGTCCCCCGATGCCCGGACCTTCGTCCTGCGGCAGGGCCAGGCGCTGGGCTGGGTGCTGCGCCGGGTGCGTTCCGGCACGTTCGACCTCACCTGGGGCACGGCCCGCGCGGTGAACGCGCTGCTCACCGGCGCGCCGCATGACGAGACCGGAGAGGGCGTCGGCACCGCCGGGCAACCGCCCGCGTGCGACCCGCTGCCCGGCGTCGTCATCGGGCCGGACGCTTCGGACCCGCTCGGGCAAGCGGTGCGGGTGTTTCTGGAACTGGCCGTGCGGCGTCCCTTTGCCGGGGGCAACGTGCGCACCGGCTACCTGCTGGCCGAAGGCGCGGTGCTGCGGGCCGGGTTGCCCGCCATCGGGGTGCCCGGACCGTTGCGGCAGGAGTTCGACGACCTGATGCGCCGCTGCCGGAGGAGAAGCGTCGGGGAAGGACCGGCAGCCGCCGGAGTTAACGGGGCCGAGGTGGAGGCCATGGCCGGATTTTTCCGGCGTTGCGGACGGTGGCCCTAGGCGGGCCGGGCATACGACGGGAATACGACGGAGGACGACATGTGGCATCTGGACATCGACATAGCCGGTGCGCTGCTGATCTTCGGGCTGCGCCTCGCGGACGTGGCGCTGGGCACGGTCCGCGCGG
This genomic window from Nitratidesulfovibrio sp. SRB-5 contains:
- the dnaJ gene encoding molecular chaperone DnaJ, giving the protein MSQRDYYEVLGVARDASEDEIKRQYRKLALQYHPDRNPDNPEAEQMFKEAAEAYDVLRDADKRARYDRFGHAGLNGNGGGHGFANADDVFAHFSDIFGDLFGFATGSSRMRGPRPQAGADLRYNLSISFRQAAKGDEVTLRLPKKVTCDECNGSGAAAGTKPETCRHCGGNGQIRQSQGFFQIAVPCPVCRGEGQVIPTPCPKCKGSGILQQVRELAVRIPAGVDTGNRLRLRGEGEPGLHGGPPGDLYVVVSVEQDKTFRRQGQDLVITHEVSFVQAALGDRIEVPTLDDPVTLDIPKGTQSGEVFRLTDQGLPYLGHHQKGDLLVEVRVLTPVSLTKKQEELLREFAKLEEGKPFEKVKKVARKIGKAMGME
- the rpoZ gene encoding DNA-directed RNA polymerase subunit omega; amino-acid sequence: MARITVEDCQERVDNRFLLVQMAIKRVHQYREGYEALVDSRNKEVVTALREIAAGKVLPDEEARYVETEEDFRAE
- a CDS encoding ATP-binding protein; this encodes MPREKLSYAQKQCVTAAGKLMQQTAMIHPGARIGVAVSGGMDSWVLLQVLKLRQRIVPFRFEIMALHVNPGFDPHNHAPLLPWLRANGVASHIEVTDHGPVAHSPANLRNSPCFYCAKLRRTRLFELCKQYGLTHLAFGHNADDLVTTFFMNLVQTGRVDGMSMKEAFFGGRLTVIRPMMLVEKPVIARAVKQWNLPVWTNPCPSAFDSRRSEMTDEVKELCKGSKFAKANIFNGLIRWQLGLTPSDQ